GCAGAATCACGGGCCCGTGCTTCCGGGCGACGGAGTAGAGGTGGTAAACGACCTCGAGGCAGCCTGGCACCACGCGCTTCGCCTTGGTCTCGATCACCTTTGGCGGCCCGCCGGCCGGATTGGGCACCTCGGTGCGGGTCACGTCGACGACCTCGCGCTCGGGCCAGTCGATGCCGGTGACGTTGGAGCAGGTGTCGAAGCGGAGTTCGGACGAATCGCGCAGGAACCGCGCGATGGCGAGGGCGTGATCGGCGCCGATGAGCAGCGAGTGCTGGGCCGCCGGCCCGGGATTCTCGACGATCGTCACCGTGGCGGCCGGGACGGTCGTCAGGATGAGGCGGCGGAGTTCGTCGAGCGGGGGAAGCATGGGCGGGGTGGCGGTGGGCGTCAGGCCTAGTCGGGCCGGACGATCACGGGCGGGTGCCAGAGGGAGGGATCCTTGGGGGGGATGAGGTCGTGCGGGCCGAAGGCGGGGACGGTGCAGTCGCCGCGGACGTCGTCGCGCAGGTGTGGCGGGGCGTCGGGGCCGGCGATGGCCTGGCCGCGGATCTTCTCCTGCAACTGCATCAGCCCGTGGAGGAGCGCCTCGGGGCGGGGCGGGCAGCCTGGGATGTACACGTCGACCGGGATGAAGCGGTCGATGCCCTTGAGCACGTTGTAGCCCTGCTTGAAGGGGCCGCCGGAAATCGCGCACGCGCCCATGGCGATGCAGTATTTGGGCTCGGGCATCTGGTTCCAGAGCCGCACCACCTGGGGGGCCATCTTCTTGGTGACGGTGCCGGAGACGATCAGCAGGTCGGCTTGGCGGGGGGACGGGCGAAAGACCTCGGAGCCGAACCGGGCGAGGTCGAAGCGCGCCATCGAGGCGGCGATCATCTCGATCGCGCAACAGGCGAGCCCGAATTGCAGCGGCCAGACGGAGTGGCTGCGGCCCCAGTTGTAGATCTCCTGGACGCTCGTGAGCAGGATCCCGTGGCGGCGCAGTTCGTCGCGCTCGGCGTCAGAAATTGGGGAGGGGGCCGGGGCGTCGCTCATTGCTTATTTCCATTCGAGGTGACCGCGGTGCCACGCCCAGACGAGTCCCTCGGCCAGCAGCAGGATGAAGACGAGCACGGCGAGCAGCGCGCCGGATGGCAGGCTGGTGAACGCGGCGGCCGCCGGAAGGAGAAACAGCACCTCGACGTCGAAGATCAGGAACAGGAGCGCGTACAGGTAGTAGTGGGCTTTGAACTGGATCCACGCGTCGCCGCTGGGCGGCAGGCCGCATTCATAGACGGCGTTCTTGGTGGGGCCGGGCTTGGGCGGCTGGAAAAGTCTGAACCAGAGCCGGGCGACGCCGAGCAGGAGGACGGGGAAGGCCACGGCCACGGCGGCGAAGAGCGCAAGGAAGGCGTAGGGGTGGCCGTTCATCGCGTGACGAGCCTTTGCGTCCCGGTGCAGACCTCAAAGCCCAAACGCCCCCGTTTCTTGGGGAAAACCGCGCAGGACTTGCAAACGAGGTGGGGCATGGTTCGGCGGCGGGCCGGGGTGAGCCGATAGAATTGGGGGGCGGCGCCTGGAATTGCAACTCCCCGGGTTCTGGCGGCCTTGCGTTCGCGGAACGGA
This genomic window from Opitutus sp. ER46 contains:
- a CDS encoding NADH-quinone oxidoreductase subunit B → MSDAPAPSPISDAERDELRRHGILLTSVQEIYNWGRSHSVWPLQFGLACCAIEMIAASMARFDLARFGSEVFRPSPRQADLLIVSGTVTKKMAPQVVRLWNQMPEPKYCIAMGACAISGGPFKQGYNVLKGIDRFIPVDVYIPGCPPRPEALLHGLMQLQEKIRGQAIAGPDAPPHLRDDVRGDCTVPAFGPHDLIPPKDPSLWHPPVIVRPD
- a CDS encoding NADH-quinone oxidoreductase subunit C — translated: MLPPLDELRRLILTTVPAATVTIVENPGPAAQHSLLIGADHALAIARFLRDSSELRFDTCSNVTGIDWPEREVVDVTRTEVPNPAGGPPKVIETKAKRVVPGCLEVVYHLYSVARKHGPVILRLRTANRADQVTLPSLTPVWRACEFQEREVFDLYGVRFSGHPDLRRILMWDEFVGHPMRKDYVEPDDYEWEPTPHDEVLAKAQRHYPAPPQERLPDA
- a CDS encoding NADH-quinone oxidoreductase subunit A, producing MNGHPYAFLALFAAVAVAFPVLLLGVARLWFRLFQPPKPGPTKNAVYECGLPPSGDAWIQFKAHYYLYALLFLIFDVEVLFLLPAAAAFTSLPSGALLAVLVFILLLAEGLVWAWHRGHLEWK